One Rubripirellula amarantea DNA segment encodes these proteins:
- a CDS encoding metal-sulfur cluster assembly factor, with amino-acid sequence MALAEDKVREALKQVIDPELYVNIVDLGLIYLVDVKDEKEDGRHDVYIEMTMTSPMCPAGPQLVAGTKGAAEGLEEVDTCEVKVVMEPAWTPEKMTDDARDHLGIF; translated from the coding sequence ATGGCATTAGCAGAAGACAAAGTGCGTGAAGCGCTCAAACAAGTGATCGACCCTGAGCTCTACGTCAACATCGTGGATCTTGGATTGATTTACTTAGTGGACGTGAAGGACGAGAAGGAAGACGGTCGTCACGACGTTTACATCGAGATGACGATGACGAGCCCAATGTGTCCGGCTGGACCACAATTGGTTGCCGGTACCAAGGGAGCCGCCGAAGGACTTGAAGAAGTCGATACCTGCGAAGTGAAGGTGGTGATGGAACCGGCCTGGACTCCCGAAAAAATGACTGACGATGCACGTGATCACTTGGGCATCTTCTAG
- the sufD gene encoding Fe-S cluster assembly protein SufD — protein sequence MTQTAQLSFDAAGFDAFIESRNEPDWLTDLRREAWQHADAMDWPARRHEEWIRTDIRTFQIGKYAAPSNGAVVDVATDDVHQLTHGVELGGRLETVDSQIVNETLDPELAAKGVIFGSLERICQEHPEVVRPHLFTAFDPDYDKFAAVHAAFFAGGQFLYVPRNVVIEKPIHIGSVMTDGGCDTTHTLVVLDEGAEATVLHESNSVTENAGGLHMGAIELIQKPGSHLRYVNLQEWGHKTFHFAHQKALVDKDATLQWTIAAMGSGLSKVNQSVDLIGPGADSQVNGVMFTEGRQHLAYHTQQYHRAPHCHSDFLYKAAQQDKSRTVWRGMIKVDKDAQKTDGYQRNDNLVLSHHSRADSIPGLEIEADDVRCTHGSTTAKVDEEQIFYARCRGFTRKEATRMIVTGFFQQIFDRITIESVRDALGAAIVRQVREYD from the coding sequence ATGACGCAAACCGCACAACTTTCTTTTGACGCCGCTGGTTTCGATGCGTTCATCGAATCTCGCAACGAACCAGACTGGCTGACTGATCTACGCCGAGAGGCGTGGCAGCACGCTGATGCAATGGATTGGCCCGCTCGACGCCACGAAGAGTGGATTCGTACGGACATCCGAACTTTTCAAATTGGTAAGTACGCTGCCCCATCGAATGGTGCAGTCGTTGACGTCGCAACGGACGATGTCCATCAATTGACTCACGGAGTCGAACTGGGTGGACGGCTGGAAACCGTTGACAGTCAAATCGTTAACGAAACACTCGACCCGGAACTTGCCGCCAAAGGTGTGATCTTCGGTTCGTTGGAACGAATTTGCCAAGAACATCCTGAAGTTGTTCGTCCTCACTTGTTCACGGCGTTTGATCCCGACTACGACAAGTTCGCGGCGGTTCATGCAGCGTTCTTCGCAGGTGGTCAATTTCTATATGTGCCTCGCAATGTTGTCATTGAAAAGCCTATTCACATCGGTTCGGTGATGACGGATGGCGGTTGCGATACGACTCACACCTTGGTCGTACTAGACGAAGGTGCTGAAGCCACTGTTTTGCACGAATCCAACAGCGTCACGGAAAACGCTGGCGGATTACACATGGGTGCGATTGAGCTGATCCAGAAACCAGGTTCGCACCTTCGTTACGTCAACCTCCAGGAATGGGGCCATAAGACATTCCACTTCGCTCATCAAAAGGCGCTGGTCGACAAGGACGCGACGCTTCAGTGGACGATTGCTGCGATGGGATCAGGTTTGAGCAAGGTGAATCAATCGGTTGATTTGATCGGTCCTGGTGCCGACAGCCAAGTCAACGGAGTGATGTTTACCGAAGGCCGACAGCACTTGGCCTACCACACCCAGCAGTATCACCGCGCGCCCCATTGCCATAGCGACTTCCTTTACAAGGCAGCCCAGCAAGACAAGAGTCGCACGGTTTGGCGGGGGATGATCAAGGTCGACAAAGACGCCCAGAAAACGGATGGTTATCAACGCAACGACAACTTAGTGTTGTCTCACCATTCGCGTGCCGATTCCATTCCTGGTTTGGAAATTGAGGCCGATGACGTACGCTGCACTCACGGCAGCACGACGGCGAAAGTCGACGAAGAACAAATTTTCTACGCTCGATGCCGTGGGTTCACTCGCAAGGAAGCCACACGCATGATCGTAACGGGATTCTTCCAGCAAATTTTCGATCGGATTACCATCGAGAGTGTGCGTGATGCGTTAGGCGCCGCCATCGTTCGGCAGGTTCGCGAGTACGATTGA
- the sufB gene encoding Fe-S cluster assembly protein SufB encodes MATDIQEAGSEADSIGEINKYNFRTETTGVFKAAKGLSEEVVHQISDIKNEPDWMRKFRLESLQKFNERPMPTWGGDIDIDFQDIFYYLKPTDHQGKTWEDVPQEIKDTFDKLGIPEAEKKFLSGVKAQFESEVIYGSLEEDLAKQGVLFTDTDTAVREHPELLREYFGKIIPPDDNKFAALNSAVWSGGSFIYVPKGVHIDFPLQAYFRINAESMGQFERTLIIVDEGASVHYVEGCTAPMYSTESLHSAVVEVIVKRNARCRYTTIQNWANNIYNLVTKRAYAYGDATMEWVDGNLGSKLTMKYPAVHMMEPGARGEILSIAFSSAGQHQDAGAKLVHAAPNTTGQIISKSISKNGGRSSYRGLVKVEPGAHNSKNSVVCDALILDDESRSDTYPYIEVAEQDVQIGHEASVSRIGEEQMFYLLSRGLTEQEASTMIVNGFIEPLVKELPMEYAIEMNRLIQLQMEGSVG; translated from the coding sequence ATGGCAACCGATATTCAAGAAGCTGGATCTGAAGCCGACAGCATTGGCGAGATCAATAAGTACAATTTCCGAACCGAAACCACGGGTGTGTTCAAGGCCGCAAAAGGTCTTAGCGAAGAAGTGGTTCATCAGATCTCTGATATCAAGAACGAACCTGATTGGATGCGGAAGTTCCGTCTTGAATCATTGCAGAAGTTCAACGAGCGTCCCATGCCTACATGGGGTGGCGATATCGACATCGACTTCCAAGACATCTTCTATTACCTCAAGCCGACTGATCATCAGGGCAAAACTTGGGAAGACGTACCACAGGAAATCAAAGATACGTTTGATAAGCTTGGTATTCCCGAGGCTGAGAAGAAGTTTCTTTCGGGTGTGAAAGCGCAATTCGAGAGCGAAGTGATCTACGGATCACTCGAGGAAGATCTGGCGAAACAGGGAGTGTTGTTTACCGACACCGATACTGCGGTGCGTGAGCATCCAGAGCTGTTGCGTGAATACTTCGGCAAGATCATTCCACCCGACGATAATAAGTTCGCTGCTCTTAACAGCGCGGTTTGGTCCGGCGGTTCGTTCATCTACGTTCCTAAGGGAGTTCATATCGATTTCCCATTGCAGGCGTACTTCCGAATTAATGCCGAGAGCATGGGGCAGTTTGAACGAACACTCATCATCGTTGATGAAGGGGCGAGCGTTCACTACGTCGAAGGCTGTACAGCACCGATGTATTCGACCGAATCATTGCACAGTGCCGTGGTTGAAGTGATCGTCAAACGAAACGCTCGTTGCCGTTACACGACGATCCAAAACTGGGCTAACAACATCTATAACTTGGTCACCAAGCGTGCTTACGCGTACGGCGATGCCACCATGGAATGGGTCGACGGCAACCTAGGTAGCAAGTTGACGATGAAGTACCCAGCGGTACACATGATGGAACCTGGCGCTCGAGGTGAAATCTTGTCGATCGCGTTCAGCAGTGCCGGTCAGCACCAAGACGCGGGAGCGAAGCTTGTTCATGCGGCTCCAAACACTACCGGCCAAATCATCAGCAAGTCGATCAGCAAGAATGGCGGTCGAAGCAGCTATCGTGGTCTTGTGAAGGTCGAACCGGGCGCTCACAACAGCAAGAACAGTGTTGTCTGCGACGCGTTGATTCTTGATGACGAAAGCCGCAGCGATACGTATCCGTACATCGAAGTCGCCGAACAAGATGTTCAGATTGGTCATGAAGCCAGCGTTTCACGTATTGGCGAAGAGCAAATGTTCTACTTGCTTTCGAGAGGTTTAACCGAACAGGAAGCCAGTACGATGATCGTTAATGGTTTCATTGAGCCACTCGTCAAAGAACTGCCGATGGAGTACGCGATTGAAATGAATCGTTTGATCCAACTGCAGATGGAAGGTAGCGTCGGTTAA
- the sufC gene encoding Fe-S cluster assembly ATPase SufC — protein MNHVLKIENLQVSVGDKPILRGVNLTIKHGETHALMGPNGSGKSTLGLAVMGHPGYTVTGGSISLDDEDVLEMGPDERARKGIFMAFQRPMAIPGVKMADFLRHATTNVRRPDRKEGEELIPMREFRKELKEKMSHLKMDVEFARRYVNDGFSGGEMKRAEILQLAMLQPKFAILDETDSGLDADAVRLASESIADIGHQKMGLLIITHHDKLLVHNPPQYTHVMLGGRIVETGGRELAQELHDQGYDRIRKAYPEADAANEEMLAEEAAV, from the coding sequence ATGAATCACGTTCTCAAAATTGAAAACCTGCAAGTTTCCGTTGGTGATAAGCCCATTCTTCGTGGGGTCAATCTGACAATTAAACACGGCGAAACACACGCCTTGATGGGGCCCAATGGAAGCGGCAAAAGCACGCTTGGATTGGCAGTCATGGGGCATCCGGGTTACACCGTTACCGGTGGCTCGATTTCGCTTGATGATGAAGATGTGCTTGAAATGGGACCTGATGAACGTGCTCGCAAAGGCATCTTCATGGCGTTCCAGCGTCCGATGGCGATTCCGGGTGTAAAGATGGCAGACTTCCTTCGCCACGCCACCACGAATGTTCGTCGACCCGATCGCAAAGAGGGCGAAGAATTGATTCCAATGCGTGAGTTCCGTAAGGAATTAAAGGAGAAGATGAGTCACTTGAAGATGGATGTCGAGTTCGCTCGGCGTTACGTCAACGACGGGTTCTCGGGCGGGGAAATGAAGCGAGCTGAAATTTTGCAATTGGCGATGTTGCAACCGAAGTTCGCCATCCTCGATGAGACGGATTCGGGGTTGGACGCTGACGCTGTTCGATTGGCCAGTGAATCGATCGCTGATATTGGTCACCAAAAGATGGGTTTGCTGATCATCACGCACCACGACAAGTTACTTGTCCACAATCCGCCGCAATACACCCACGTCATGTTGGGCGGAAGGATCGTTGAAACCGGCGGACGAGAATTAGCGCAAGAGCTTCACGATCAAGGTTACGACCGAATTCGTAAGGCGTACCCGGAAGCCGATGCCGCCAACGAAGAGATGCTTGCCGAAGAAGCCGCAGTTTAA
- a CDS encoding helix-turn-helix transcriptional regulator — MTNKPRTVVHEELRSVDRELLLAMRSGDAFDIGDLTESLGVTATAVRQRVERLLERGCLVREKVVSGRGRPTYRYIMTLEGHRRAGANPADLADSMWRTIIEIEDEELRESLLQTVATKLGQRFANVMDAHRSETQSEVTSLQHRFDHLSEVMASNHIAASVSCDGNLPVLDIESCPYPSLTEASDDRAMCKLEEKMLSEALGHPVHLSSCRLDGDQCCQFSAGPIATAIADTGQDNQSSTATV; from the coding sequence ATGACTAATAAACCACGAACCGTTGTCCACGAAGAGTTGCGATCCGTCGATCGTGAGCTTCTGCTGGCGATGCGTAGTGGAGATGCCTTTGACATCGGTGATCTAACTGAATCGCTTGGAGTCACCGCCACCGCGGTCAGGCAGCGAGTCGAGCGATTGCTTGAACGCGGTTGTCTTGTCCGCGAAAAGGTTGTCTCGGGACGCGGGCGGCCAACGTATCGATACATCATGACCCTTGAAGGACATCGACGCGCGGGAGCCAATCCAGCGGATTTGGCGGATTCCATGTGGCGGACGATCATTGAAATCGAAGATGAAGAACTTCGCGAGAGTTTGCTCCAAACGGTTGCGACGAAGCTGGGTCAACGATTTGCTAATGTGATGGATGCGCATCGAAGTGAAACGCAATCCGAAGTCACCTCCCTGCAACATCGATTTGATCATCTATCCGAAGTGATGGCGTCGAATCACATCGCCGCCTCGGTTTCGTGCGATGGGAATTTGCCGGTATTAGATATTGAGTCGTGTCCGTATCCGTCACTGACTGAAGCGTCGGACGACCGTGCCATGTGCAAGCTTGAAGAGAAAATGCTTTCCGAGGCGCTGGGACATCCGGTCCATTTAAGCAGTTGTCGACTCGACGGCGATCAATGTTGTCAGTTTTCCGCGGGGCCGATCGCAACTGCCATCGCGGACACTGGTCAGGACAACCAATCCTCGACGGCCACCGTTTGA
- a CDS encoding glucose 1-dehydrogenase has product MKAVAVTPGTPNSVHMEEIAKPTLDQVAGGLGVMVRVLKVGVDATDREINEALYGAAPDGDKHLVIGHESFGIVEAVGENVKRVKPGDFVTATVRRPGGSIYDLIGTNDMTSEETYYERGINLRHGFLTEYFVDEEEYIVRVPEGLKHLHVLMEPMSCAAKAVHQAYEAQSRMKVWSPKVAYVLGAGQIGLLATLVLKLKGLQVYTLARGKAPNLKAEIVRGIEAEYVSTADTSMEQLVAKTGKPDLIIEATGNSSIAFEAMKHLGHNGVVVWASITGGDKAIQVPSDSINLNWVLGNKLLLGSVNGNRNHFEMGIKDLALGEMMYPGVLEKILTHPVDGLENYAEMMRLLVEDKTALKVFVNVADE; this is encoded by the coding sequence ATGAAAGCCGTCGCCGTCACTCCCGGCACGCCTAACAGCGTTCACATGGAAGAAATTGCCAAGCCCACCCTTGATCAAGTAGCAGGTGGCTTAGGCGTCATGGTTCGAGTCTTGAAAGTGGGTGTTGATGCAACCGACCGTGAAATCAACGAAGCTCTGTACGGAGCGGCCCCGGACGGCGACAAGCACCTTGTCATCGGTCACGAATCATTCGGGATCGTCGAAGCCGTCGGCGAAAACGTTAAGCGAGTCAAACCGGGCGACTTCGTAACCGCTACCGTTCGTCGGCCAGGCGGGTCAATCTACGACCTGATTGGCACCAACGACATGACCAGCGAAGAAACCTACTACGAGCGTGGCATCAACCTTCGACATGGCTTTTTGACCGAGTACTTTGTCGATGAAGAAGAGTACATCGTCCGCGTCCCCGAAGGCCTGAAGCACTTGCACGTTCTGATGGAACCGATGAGTTGCGCCGCCAAGGCAGTCCACCAAGCCTACGAGGCTCAATCACGCATGAAGGTGTGGAGCCCGAAGGTTGCCTATGTATTAGGCGCCGGCCAAATTGGTTTGCTGGCGACTCTTGTGCTGAAGCTTAAGGGACTCCAGGTCTACACGCTCGCTCGCGGAAAAGCTCCCAACCTGAAAGCTGAAATCGTCCGTGGCATCGAAGCCGAGTATGTCAGCACCGCCGACACTTCCATGGAACAACTTGTTGCTAAGACAGGCAAACCGGACTTGATCATTGAAGCAACCGGAAATAGCTCGATTGCTTTCGAAGCCATGAAGCATCTTGGCCACAACGGCGTCGTTGTCTGGGCCAGCATCACTGGCGGCGACAAGGCTATTCAAGTTCCATCGGATAGCATCAACCTTAACTGGGTACTCGGCAACAAGTTGTTGCTTGGTAGCGTCAATGGCAATCGAAACCACTTCGAAATGGGCATCAAGGATTTGGCGTTGGGCGAAATGATGTACCCCGGAGTGCTTGAGAAGATTCTGACCCATCCGGTCGACGGACTCGAGAACTACGCCGAAATGATGCGTTTGCTTGTCGAGGACAAAACCGCGTTAAAGGTGTTCGTCAACGTTGCGGACGAATAG
- a CDS encoding sugar phosphate isomerase/epimerase family protein, with product MDTKNRGQSRRRFLGSGGSIVAAALAMRLRCPAVIASPPQDGRFQLSLHPYSVKSLFDSGAISLLEYPAFAKSQCGIHNVEFAAENCDELFADPSKADEIRRRAEDAGVKIRAFLCDSNHGLDVAESSEGRKSLRHHLRWAEVAETLGCDYIRVRAGTIGNKTEQLDIAADQIGRFCDAIADRNVKVLIENITGFSRDPDWLVQLVEKIGRDRVGLIADFGNFDGDLYDSMQQLLPYSKSLCTKSWQFDAQGNETKIDFQRMMQIISTSEFSGCIAIEYLGGEPVTGVRQTAELIRRFAAAS from the coding sequence GTGGACACGAAAAACAGAGGGCAATCCCGACGTAGGTTTCTCGGTTCCGGGGGAAGCATCGTTGCCGCTGCGCTGGCAATGCGTTTGAGGTGTCCAGCGGTTATCGCATCGCCGCCGCAAGACGGGCGATTCCAGTTGAGCCTGCATCCGTATTCAGTAAAGTCGCTATTTGATTCCGGCGCGATTAGCTTGTTAGAGTACCCCGCGTTTGCGAAGAGCCAATGCGGAATTCACAATGTCGAATTCGCAGCAGAAAACTGTGACGAGCTCTTTGCAGATCCGAGCAAGGCGGACGAAATTCGACGTCGGGCAGAGGATGCGGGGGTCAAGATCCGAGCATTCCTATGCGATTCAAATCATGGATTGGATGTAGCAGAATCAAGTGAGGGTAGGAAATCGCTTCGGCATCACTTGCGATGGGCGGAAGTTGCAGAGACCTTGGGGTGCGATTACATCCGAGTCCGAGCCGGCACAATCGGCAACAAAACGGAGCAGCTTGACATTGCTGCGGATCAGATTGGCCGCTTCTGCGATGCGATTGCGGACCGGAACGTGAAAGTTCTTATCGAGAACATCACCGGGTTCTCACGCGACCCGGATTGGCTCGTGCAATTGGTTGAAAAGATCGGTCGTGACCGTGTCGGCCTCATCGCCGACTTTGGCAACTTTGATGGTGATTTATACGATTCAATGCAGCAATTACTGCCCTATTCGAAATCCCTATGCACCAAGTCTTGGCAATTCGACGCTCAGGGAAATGAGACGAAGATAGACTTCCAGCGGATGATGCAAATCATTTCTACGTCAGAATTTTCCGGATGCATTGCGATCGAATACTTAGGCGGCGAGCCAGTAACTGGTGTTCGCCAAACCGCCGAACTGATCCGACGGTTTGCTGCTGCTTCTTAA
- the rlmN gene encoding 23S rRNA (adenine(2503)-C(2))-methyltransferase RlmN, with amino-acid sequence MNPKIDLYDVVAVEQLRRQRRLDPQLIRQLRNRFLKRFDSDEAALEGFPEASRISLHSLELFRRFESGIDGATKLLFRTSSDLLIESVLLRIATGRNTLCVSSQVGCAAACGFCATGKMGIARNLSVAEILDQVQQCGQVLASEGRRLQNIVFMGMGEPFHNECNLFAAVERLVATDHFNRSPASILVSTVGVADAMLRFAEQFPKVNLALSLHSASQEKREQIIPLAKKYSLQQLRETLVEINQVQQREFMIEYLMLAGVNDSTNDAIELIRWLEPMQVHVNLIPYNPIQDAPHLHGSSSEVINRFATLLKAEGLKTTIRYSLGSDIAAACGQLVRSENRQRVMNRMPQDQGLAFTKACE; translated from the coding sequence TTGAATCCGAAGATTGACTTGTACGATGTCGTTGCCGTCGAACAACTTCGCCGGCAACGACGCCTGGACCCTCAGTTGATCCGTCAACTGCGTAATCGTTTCCTCAAGCGATTTGACTCCGACGAAGCCGCTTTGGAAGGATTTCCGGAGGCCAGTCGCATTTCGTTGCACTCGTTGGAATTGTTCCGGCGATTCGAGTCTGGCATCGATGGAGCGACGAAGTTGCTATTCAGAACGTCGTCTGATTTGTTAATCGAGTCGGTGTTACTTCGGATCGCGACAGGGCGGAACACGTTATGCGTTTCAAGTCAGGTTGGCTGCGCTGCTGCTTGCGGGTTCTGCGCTACCGGGAAGATGGGAATCGCTCGCAACCTAAGCGTCGCTGAAATTCTTGATCAGGTTCAGCAATGTGGGCAAGTTCTGGCGAGCGAAGGTCGGCGGTTGCAGAACATCGTGTTCATGGGAATGGGGGAGCCTTTCCACAATGAGTGCAATCTCTTCGCGGCCGTTGAAAGGCTGGTTGCGACGGATCACTTCAATCGCTCACCGGCTTCCATCCTCGTTTCGACTGTGGGTGTTGCCGATGCGATGTTAAGGTTCGCCGAGCAGTTTCCGAAGGTAAACCTAGCATTAAGTTTGCATAGCGCTAGCCAGGAAAAACGCGAGCAGATCATTCCGCTGGCAAAGAAATATTCGCTGCAGCAATTGCGAGAAACGTTGGTGGAAATCAACCAAGTTCAGCAACGCGAGTTCATGATCGAGTATCTAATGCTTGCGGGAGTGAACGATTCTACGAACGACGCGATAGAGCTGATTCGGTGGCTTGAACCGATGCAAGTGCATGTCAACTTGATTCCGTATAATCCAATCCAAGACGCGCCGCACCTGCACGGATCGTCTTCCGAAGTGATCAACCGATTTGCAACATTGCTTAAGGCAGAGGGTCTCAAAACGACGATTCGCTATTCTCTTGGCAGCGACATTGCAGCTGCCTGCGGTCAGCTAGTGCGGTCCGAGAATCGGCAACGTGTCATGAACCGCATGCCGCAAGATCAAGGTTTGGCTTTCACCAAGGCTTGCGAGTAA
- a CDS encoding endo-1,4-beta-xylanase, translating to MRTTIVSLCLLLASLAVPPLSLVKAAELPEGGVPLISTEKTGIDQLNVRLGDGEFGTYERGEVQHETFKRSLRIELTTQPDNTWDTAFGMPATASVQKGDVILVGFWMRGSAANGVGGAVAEFVFEKFSNPYTKSIQFLAETPSDGSWQEYWVRFRSLEDYDVGQAGFNFQVGYQPEVLEIAGLQAWNYGKDFDVDSLPNTELTYAGRSSDAAWRTDASKRIEKHRKRDFSLQLSDATGKPYSGAKVHVKHHRHAFDFGSAVSAPMLAGDGEDNDRFRDTFEQYFNAGTIENGLKWQSLDQEWIPRESVFKALRWMKSKRIPARGHVMVWPGYRNLPNWIPSIIDKPEVLSKVLDMHIREVGYATQGLVRDWDVLNEVFDNTEVTAALGDEAMIHWFKVAREVAPTADLYYNDYAGLVRGGFPTTHKVHFEDTVRYLKENGAPIDGIGIQGHFGGLLTPPERLVAELDRWHSLGLKVLITEYDVEVPGDTLKADFTRDFMTVCFSHPAVVGVLTWGFWEGAHWKPEAALFAKDWTPTAMGKEWVRLTKDEWTTQENLVADADGQIRFRGFLGEYIVTVNGKQLTVLGNEDGTMEIIDIESED from the coding sequence ATGCGAACGACGATAGTTTCTTTGTGCTTGCTGTTGGCGAGTTTAGCTGTGCCCCCCCTCTCGTTGGTGAAGGCAGCGGAGTTGCCCGAAGGTGGCGTACCTCTGATCTCGACTGAAAAAACCGGAATTGATCAGCTCAACGTTCGGTTAGGGGACGGGGAATTTGGCACTTACGAACGCGGTGAAGTTCAACACGAAACCTTCAAGCGTTCGCTTCGTATCGAGTTGACCACCCAGCCCGACAATACTTGGGACACAGCCTTTGGGATGCCAGCGACTGCGTCAGTCCAAAAAGGCGATGTGATACTGGTCGGATTCTGGATGCGCGGGAGTGCGGCAAATGGTGTCGGCGGAGCCGTCGCTGAGTTCGTGTTTGAAAAATTCAGCAACCCCTACACCAAGAGCATCCAGTTTCTCGCTGAAACACCCAGCGATGGATCGTGGCAGGAATACTGGGTTCGCTTTCGTAGCCTAGAGGACTACGACGTGGGGCAGGCAGGCTTCAACTTTCAAGTCGGCTACCAACCTGAAGTGCTCGAGATCGCTGGTCTGCAAGCTTGGAACTATGGCAAGGACTTTGATGTTGATTCTTTGCCCAACACCGAACTGACTTACGCGGGGCGTTCGTCTGATGCCGCTTGGCGAACCGATGCTTCCAAGCGAATCGAAAAACATCGCAAACGCGATTTTAGTCTGCAGCTTTCCGACGCTACTGGGAAGCCATATTCCGGTGCGAAGGTCCACGTCAAGCATCACCGTCACGCGTTTGATTTCGGATCCGCCGTTTCGGCTCCGATGCTTGCCGGCGACGGCGAGGACAACGATCGGTTTCGTGATACGTTCGAACAATACTTCAATGCGGGAACTATCGAGAATGGATTGAAGTGGCAAAGTTTGGATCAAGAGTGGATCCCACGCGAATCGGTATTCAAAGCGTTAAGGTGGATGAAGTCGAAGCGAATTCCCGCTCGTGGGCATGTGATGGTTTGGCCCGGTTACCGGAATTTGCCCAACTGGATCCCTTCGATTATCGACAAGCCCGAAGTGCTGTCCAAAGTTCTTGACATGCATATCCGCGAAGTCGGTTATGCCACCCAAGGGCTGGTTCGCGATTGGGACGTGTTGAATGAAGTCTTCGACAATACCGAAGTGACCGCGGCGCTTGGTGACGAAGCGATGATTCATTGGTTCAAGGTCGCTCGCGAAGTGGCTCCCACAGCCGACCTTTATTACAACGATTACGCTGGTCTTGTCCGCGGTGGGTTCCCCACCACTCACAAAGTGCACTTCGAAGACACTGTTCGTTACCTCAAGGAAAATGGCGCACCGATCGATGGTATCGGTATTCAAGGTCATTTCGGTGGTTTGCTTACGCCGCCGGAACGCTTGGTCGCAGAACTAGATCGTTGGCACTCGCTCGGTCTAAAAGTGTTGATTACCGAGTACGATGTCGAAGTTCCCGGTGACACTCTAAAGGCCGACTTTACCCGCGATTTCATGACCGTATGTTTCTCTCACCCGGCCGTTGTTGGTGTGCTGACGTGGGGCTTTTGGGAAGGTGCTCACTGGAAGCCTGAAGCAGCGCTATTTGCCAAGGATTGGACGCCAACGGCAATGGGCAAAGAATGGGTTCGGTTGACGAAGGACGAATGGACAACCCAAGAGAACCTTGTTGCGGATGCCGACGGCCAGATTCGCTTTCGTGGGTTCTTGGGTGAATACATTGTCACCGTCAATGGAAAGCAATTGACCGTCCTCGGAAACGAAGATGGCACGATGGAGATCATCGATATTGAATCCGAAGATTGA
- a CDS encoding DUF6868 family protein has protein sequence MNVTEIANVFGWCTIINSGLLMFSTIVMVVNRKWIARMHARWFDLTESELFSHYFRYLATFKLMILFFNLAPYIALRIVSR, from the coding sequence ATGAACGTGACTGAAATCGCCAACGTATTCGGTTGGTGCACGATCATAAATTCAGGGCTACTGATGTTTTCAACCATTGTCATGGTTGTGAATCGCAAGTGGATCGCTCGAATGCATGCACGCTGGTTTGATCTCACCGAAAGCGAACTTTTTTCGCACTACTTTCGCTACTTGGCGACCTTCAAGTTGATGATTTTGTTCTTCAACCTCGCACCCTATATCGCGCTGCGAATCGTATCGCGATAG